In the genome of Cronobacter malonaticus LMG 23826, one region contains:
- a CDS encoding YeaC family protein yields MNLEDLISSMTPEVYERLATAVELGKWPDGVALTPEQKENSLQLVMLWQMRHNTNPQHMTIGTDGQLVMKSKQQLKAEFGINQQPIATLKPE; encoded by the coding sequence ATGAACCTGGAAGACCTGATTAGCAGCATGACGCCGGAGGTTTACGAGCGTCTCGCGACCGCCGTAGAACTCGGAAAATGGCCCGATGGCGTGGCGCTCACGCCCGAGCAGAAAGAAAACAGCCTGCAACTGGTGATGCTCTGGCAGATGCGCCACAACACCAATCCGCAGCATATGACGATCGGCACTGACGGCCAGCTGGTGATGAAAAGCAAGCAGCAGCTGAAGGCGGAATTTGGCATCAATCAGCAGCCCATCGCCACGCTCAAGCCAGAGTAA
- the pncA gene encoding bifunctional nicotinamidase/pyrazinamidase has translation MNSRALLLVDLQNDFCAGGALAVAEGDSTVDIANAMIEWCQSRGEPVVASQDWHPANHGSFASVQHAEPFTQGTLDGLPQTWWPDHCIQESDGAALHPLLNQKAIEQRFYKGENPAIDSYSAFFDNGHRQKTALDAWLREHGVSELIVMGLATDYCVKYTVLDALRLGYTVNVITDGCRGVNLTPQASMLAFQEMAASGATLYTLDDWRETQA, from the coding sequence ATGAATTCACGCGCCCTGCTGCTGGTGGATCTGCAAAACGATTTTTGCGCCGGCGGCGCGCTGGCGGTCGCGGAAGGCGACAGCACGGTGGATATCGCGAACGCGATGATTGAATGGTGTCAGAGCCGCGGCGAGCCGGTGGTGGCAAGCCAGGACTGGCACCCGGCGAACCACGGCAGTTTTGCTTCCGTTCAGCACGCCGAGCCGTTCACGCAAGGCACGCTCGACGGCCTGCCGCAGACCTGGTGGCCGGATCACTGCATTCAGGAGAGCGACGGCGCGGCACTCCATCCGCTGCTGAACCAGAAGGCCATTGAACAGCGCTTTTACAAAGGCGAGAACCCGGCGATTGACAGCTACAGCGCGTTTTTCGATAACGGACACCGTCAGAAAACCGCGCTCGACGCCTGGCTGCGTGAGCATGGCGTAAGCGAGTTGATCGTTATGGGGCTTGCGACCGACTACTGCGTCAAATACACGGTGCTCGACGCGCTAAGGCTGGGGTATACGGTGAATGTGATCACCGACGGCTGCCGTGGCGTTAACCTGACGCCGCAGGCGAGTATGCTGGCGTTTCAGGAGATGGCGGCGAGCGGCGCCACGCTTTATACGCTCGACGACTGGCGTGAAACGCAGGCATAA